Sequence from the Gemmatimonadota bacterium genome:
CGGGGGACCTGCGGGAAGCACGACAGCCGCACTGGTCGCTGAATACGGTCACCGCGTGTTGTTGCTGGAGCGGGAGGAGTTTCCCAGGTTTCAGATTGGCGAGTCCCTGATGCCGGGTACTTACTGGTCATTCAAGCGGTTGGGGCTGCTCGACAAGCTAAAAAAAAGTGCGTTTGTCAAAAAATACAGTGTTCAGTTTTTCAGCGGATCGGGAAAAGGCTCTGCGCCATTTTATTTTCACTTACACGATCCCCACGAAAGTTCGATTACATATCAGGTGTTGCGCAGCGAATTTGATCTTATGATGATGGACAATGCCCGCGAGAAAGGCGCTGAGATCGTACAAGGGGCGAGTGTGCATCAGGTGCATTTTAGTGGAGAGCACGCAACGGGTGTTCAGGTAAGATGCCGCGATGGACGGATTCAAGATGTATCTGCCAGTGTTATTGTAGATGCGACGGGGCGAAGCGCGCTTATTTCGCGAAGGCTAAAGACCAAGACGATTGAGCCAGAGCTAAAAAAGGCGTCTATTTTCACGCACTACAAAGGCGCGTTCCGCGATGAGGGTATTGACGAAGGCGCAACGCTGATTTTACATACGCAAGACAAGGATTCCTGGTTCTGGTACATCCCGCTGGCAGATGATGTGGTCAGCGTGGGTGTTGTTGGGGGATTGGATTATTTGTTACAGAACCGCAAGAGAACTCCCCAGGAAATTTTTGAAGAAGAGTTAGCAAAGTGTATCCGCATGCGAGAACGGCTCGCAGGGGCCGAGCAGCTATTTCCGATGAAAGTCACGCAGGACTTTTCATACCGATCCAATACTGTCGCGGGTGAGGGATGGGTGCTGGTAGGCGATGCTTTTGGTTTTATAGATCCCGTTTATTCTTCAGGTGTGTTTCTCGCACTCAAATCGGGCGAGATGGCCGCTGATGCGATCCACGAGGCCATTGAAAAACGCGATTTCTCTGCGGATCAACTCGGCAAATGGGGACCAGAATTTCTACCAGGTATGGAGGCGATTCGCAAATTGGTCTATGCTTTTTATACCAAAGATTTCAGTTTTGCCAAATTTTTAAAAGCGCATCCAGAATGTATAGATGGCATTATCAATATCTTAAAAGGCAATGTCTATCGCGAGGATGTCACTCCTATTTTTGAGCCTATGGGGCAAATGTGTGATCTGCCCGAGACTGTGGATCACTATGCTGAGGTATCCGCTTAAACGGGATTG
This genomic interval carries:
- a CDS encoding NAD(P)/FAD-dependent oxidoreductase, which gives rise to MISDQYDVIVIGGGPAGSTTAALVAEYGHRVLLLEREEFPRFQIGESLMPGTYWSFKRLGLLDKLKKSAFVKKYSVQFFSGSGKGSAPFYFHLHDPHESSITYQVLRSEFDLMMMDNAREKGAEIVQGASVHQVHFSGEHATGVQVRCRDGRIQDVSASVIVDATGRSALISRRLKTKTIEPELKKASIFTHYKGAFRDEGIDEGATLILHTQDKDSWFWYIPLADDVVSVGVVGGLDYLLQNRKRTPQEIFEEELAKCIRMRERLAGAEQLFPMKVTQDFSYRSNTVAGEGWVLVGDAFGFIDPVYSSGVFLALKSGEMAADAIHEAIEKRDFSADQLGKWGPEFLPGMEAIRKLVYAFYTKDFSFAKFLKAHPECIDGIINILKGNVYREDVTPIFEPMGQMCDLPETVDHYAEVSA